In one window of Henckelia pumila isolate YLH828 chromosome 1, ASM3356847v2, whole genome shotgun sequence DNA:
- the LOC140865467 gene encoding uncharacterized protein has protein sequence MKILKVNTAIAISGGGPQMVEKPRAEWSTEDKKKANLENVAKNILYKTLEKNMFSKIKTCSTTKEIWEKLTQPCEGNDQTKENKLTVAIQMFDNAKMKPGETMAEFDERFNNIVCEIIALGKIYINREIALKVMRALPREWDVKTIAMRESKDLNKL, from the coding sequence ATGAAGATTCTCAAAGTCAACACTGCTATAGCCATATCAGGAGGCGGACCACAGATGGTTGAGAAACCCAGAGCAGAATGGAGCACTGAGGACAAGAAGAAAGCAAATCTTGAAAACGTAGCTAAAAATATATTGTACAAAACGCTGGAaaaaaacatgtttagcaagatcaagACGTGCTCAACCACCAAGGAAATTTGGGAGAAGCTTACTCAACCATGCGAAGGAAACGATCAAACCAAAGAAAACAAACTCACCGTAGCCATTCAGATGTTTGATAATGCCAAAATGAAACCAGGAGAAACTATGGCtgagtttgatgaaagatttAACAATATTGTTTGTGAAATTATTGCTCTCGGAAAAATATACATTAATCGTGAAATTGCTTTGAAGGTTATGCGAGCACTGCCTAGAGAATGGGATGTCAAGACCATAGCCATGAGGGAATCAAAAGATCTGAACAAACTATAG